A genomic window from Exiguobacterium acetylicum DSM 20416 includes:
- the efeO gene encoding iron uptake system protein EfeO — MKQALLMTGALAVVLAGCSEAKQAETPAPKKTNFDQVVTDYRTYAINEIDTFVRETEKFTDAVQAGKLEEAKALYAPTRMHYERAEPIAEVFGDLDPKIDARAGDVKASEWGGYHRIEQGLFEKGTTKGYEAYAKQLMKDVHLLRAKVETVEVTPELLVTGATDLLNEVSTSKVTGEEDRYSHTDLYDFVANVEGAEKIYELLNPALKKQDAALSKEIAARFKDVHALLDAKKQGDGYVLYTSLSKQDVKQMSVAINELAEPLSKMGIVLEG; from the coding sequence ATGAAACAAGCATTATTGATGACAGGGGCGCTCGCCGTCGTTTTAGCAGGTTGTAGTGAAGCGAAACAAGCGGAGACACCGGCACCAAAAAAGACGAATTTTGATCAGGTCGTCACGGATTACCGAACGTATGCGATCAACGAAATCGATACGTTCGTCCGCGAGACGGAAAAGTTCACCGATGCCGTACAGGCTGGCAAACTCGAAGAAGCGAAAGCGTTGTACGCGCCAACACGGATGCACTACGAACGTGCAGAACCAATCGCGGAAGTGTTCGGTGACCTCGATCCGAAAATCGATGCGCGAGCAGGCGACGTTAAAGCGTCGGAGTGGGGTGGCTACCACCGGATCGAGCAAGGGTTATTTGAAAAGGGAACGACAAAAGGCTATGAAGCATACGCGAAACAATTGATGAAGGACGTTCACTTACTGCGGGCGAAGGTCGAGACGGTCGAGGTGACACCAGAATTACTCGTCACGGGGGCGACAGATTTACTAAACGAAGTCTCGACGTCAAAAGTAACAGGGGAAGAGGATCGTTATTCGCATACCGATTTATATGACTTCGTAGCAAACGTCGAGGGTGCTGAAAAAATCTACGAATTGTTGAACCCGGCGCTAAAAAAACAAGATGCGGCGTTATCAAAAGAGATCGCTGCTCGCTTCAAGGATGTCCACGCGTTACTCGATGCGAAGAAACAGGGTGACGGCTACGTCCTCTATACGAGTCTTTCGAAACAGGACGTCAAACAAATGAGTGTCGCCATCAATGAACTCGCGGAACCGCTCTCGAAGATGGGCATCGTACTGGAGGGATAA
- a CDS encoding Dyp-type peroxidase — protein MAFDIKTERRDELVDLLKRWTRLCARLAAGLPYGDSESSYVPPEDTGEADGLSAGHLTFTFGCGPSLFDGRFGIRHKRPEALQPLPTFDLDRLDEKWSGGDLVVQVCGDDAQVVFHAIRNLVRVGRGTVAMRWSQAGFQRSKAADASGGTPRNLFGFKDGTGNPDVSKKQVRKESLFCQWQDGTPWLTNGSFLVVRRIQMHLEVWDRTILKEQERTFGRERASGAPLGSTDEFASVTPAKRQTRGEAALPVDSHTAVAHGDGKTAILRRSYSYQDGIDEKTGALDAGLLFLSYQRSPKQFIEIQRRLAAQDRLNEYITHRGSAIFACFGGISKGGYIGDALFA, from the coding sequence GTGGCGTTTGATATCAAGACAGAGCGACGCGATGAGTTGGTCGATTTATTAAAACGCTGGACGCGGTTATGTGCCAGACTTGCTGCTGGTTTACCGTACGGTGATTCCGAATCCAGTTACGTGCCACCGGAAGATACGGGGGAAGCGGATGGTCTATCTGCCGGGCACTTGACGTTTACGTTCGGGTGCGGTCCAAGTCTGTTTGACGGTCGTTTTGGCATCCGTCATAAACGACCGGAGGCGCTCCAACCGTTGCCGACGTTCGACCTCGATCGTTTAGACGAAAAATGGAGTGGAGGCGACCTCGTCGTCCAAGTCTGTGGTGATGATGCGCAAGTCGTCTTCCATGCCATCCGTAACCTCGTCCGTGTCGGGCGTGGAACGGTCGCGATGCGATGGTCCCAAGCTGGTTTCCAGCGCAGCAAAGCAGCAGATGCCTCTGGTGGAACCCCGCGCAATCTATTTGGTTTCAAGGACGGTACGGGAAATCCTGACGTCTCGAAGAAGCAGGTCCGGAAAGAATCGCTCTTTTGTCAGTGGCAAGACGGGACACCGTGGTTGACGAACGGCTCGTTCCTTGTCGTCCGTCGCATTCAGATGCATCTCGAAGTCTGGGACCGGACGATTCTAAAAGAGCAAGAACGGACCTTCGGACGCGAGCGTGCTTCCGGGGCGCCGCTCGGCTCAACAGACGAGTTCGCTTCCGTCACACCAGCGAAACGACAAACTCGTGGCGAAGCTGCCTTACCGGTTGACTCGCATACCGCTGTCGCGCATGGAGACGGGAAGACAGCCATCTTACGCCGTTCCTACTCGTATCAGGACGGCATCGATGAAAAGACGGGTGCCCTTGATGCTGGACTGCTGTTTTTATCATATCAGCGTTCACCGAAACAATTCATCGAGATTCAGCGCCGGCTTGCCGCACAGGATCGCCTGAATGAATACATCACGCACCGTGGTAGTGCCATCTTCGCCTGCTTCGGTGGGATTTCGAAAGGAGGCTATATCGGTGATGCGTTATTTGCGTAA
- a CDS encoding FTR1 family protein, with amino-acid sequence MRYLRNLALLLVLLMAGQHTVPVHAASTDDLYVAIGQALSAVASEDLAALNQAIDELNQASKDLPEQQAAIIKAVKQVDAKRSATFPEVREQLTALSAAVRKQEEATKPKMDPIAKAKVKQLLSLTKEMRQVKASDRPAAEQRLLTAWATHESLVRNDSVGHYGNIEMALASIRIAAARDSADTKEWKAALNQFDTAVQSFLDGEQVQAKKTGLQSLLTPLEEAQTALAANDLPQAKQALESFLKTWPRAEGEVRTRNEGLYSQLESDVPLLLARLTPETREKTAQELQSFENAIAQLQTKTHYTFVDAMLVMLREGLEALLIISALVAFARKSRSKQEGKVWAGAGLGLIASGLLALILQTVFQASFAATGREQIEGYTGIVAVVVMLFVGYWLHSKSAVAKRKHFLSTLSTTSLFFVSFLTIFREGAETLLFYIGMAPAMTKTALLSGIGLAIIIIGLVSYAVIQIGVRLPIHRLFQVASWLIYVMAFKILGTSLHALQLTNVLPIHPINGLGTAGWIGFYPTLETLIPQIVLMILIALFTIWQKRRASSIQTAA; translated from the coding sequence ATGCGTTATTTGCGTAATCTTGCCCTTTTACTTGTACTCCTTATGGCCGGTCAACACACGGTGCCTGTCCATGCTGCTTCGACGGATGATCTCTATGTCGCGATCGGACAAGCCTTGTCCGCTGTTGCAAGTGAAGATCTCGCGGCACTGAATCAAGCGATCGATGAACTGAATCAAGCATCCAAAGACTTACCGGAACAGCAAGCGGCAATCATAAAAGCTGTCAAACAGGTCGATGCGAAACGGTCGGCAACGTTTCCGGAAGTCCGCGAGCAACTGACAGCACTCTCTGCTGCCGTCCGGAAGCAGGAAGAAGCAACGAAACCGAAGATGGACCCGATTGCGAAAGCAAAGGTGAAGCAATTGCTTTCGTTGACGAAAGAGATGCGGCAAGTCAAGGCGAGCGATCGTCCGGCAGCGGAGCAACGGTTGTTGACCGCATGGGCGACGCACGAGAGTCTTGTTCGCAACGACAGTGTCGGTCACTATGGCAACATCGAGATGGCACTTGCTTCGATCCGGATCGCGGCGGCGCGTGATTCCGCGGATACGAAGGAATGGAAAGCCGCACTTAATCAGTTCGATACGGCCGTTCAGTCTTTCCTCGACGGAGAGCAAGTCCAGGCGAAGAAAACGGGACTGCAGTCGCTGCTGACGCCACTCGAGGAGGCACAAACCGCACTTGCGGCAAATGATCTGCCACAAGCGAAACAAGCACTCGAATCGTTTCTGAAGACCTGGCCACGTGCGGAAGGCGAGGTCCGGACACGTAATGAAGGGCTCTATTCCCAGCTTGAATCAGATGTACCACTGTTACTTGCCCGCCTGACGCCGGAAACGCGGGAAAAGACGGCACAAGAACTCCAGTCGTTTGAGAATGCTATCGCACAATTACAAACGAAGACGCATTATACGTTCGTCGATGCAATGCTCGTCATGCTGCGGGAAGGTCTCGAAGCGTTACTGATCATCAGTGCGCTCGTTGCTTTCGCTCGCAAAAGCCGTTCCAAACAAGAAGGAAAGGTTTGGGCAGGCGCCGGGCTTGGTCTGATCGCAAGCGGTCTGTTAGCGCTCATCCTCCAGACGGTCTTTCAGGCCTCGTTCGCGGCGACCGGTCGGGAACAAATCGAAGGCTACACAGGAATCGTCGCGGTCGTCGTCATGTTGTTCGTCGGCTATTGGTTGCACTCGAAAAGCGCCGTCGCCAAACGAAAACACTTTTTATCGACGCTTTCGACGACGTCCTTATTCTTCGTCAGTTTCTTAACGATTTTCCGAGAAGGCGCCGAGACGTTACTGTTCTATATCGGAATGGCACCAGCGATGACGAAGACCGCCCTGTTATCCGGAATCGGTCTTGCGATCATCATCATCGGACTCGTCTCGTATGCGGTCATTCAGATCGGCGTTCGTTTACCGATCCACCGCCTGTTCCAAGTCGCCTCGTGGTTGATTTATGTGATGGCGTTTAAGATTCTTGGTACGAGTCTGCATGCGTTGCAGCTGACGAACGTCTTACCGATTCATCCGATCAATGGACTCGGAACTGCCGGGTGGATCGGCTTTTATCCGACGCTCGAGACGCTCATCCCACAAATCGTTCTGATGATTCTGATTGCGTTGTTTACAATCTGGCAAAAGCGGCGTGCGTCTTCAATCCAGACTGCTGCCTAA
- a CDS encoding general stress protein translates to MLETRIVRNMTAVDAEVTSLKSSGYSNKQIYIFAKDEELAERIANDTQTLPYRVTKKSFFETLLSAVRSNRNDRIAQLSELGMTKDVAEDLEDEVRHGRIVIVGSKSDLLNPAFAASYVTDEATDYGAGVPKLEDEETTTTLPADQNVKLKDE, encoded by the coding sequence ATGCTTGAAACACGCATCGTACGAAACATGACCGCTGTCGACGCAGAAGTGACGAGCCTCAAATCAAGTGGCTATTCGAATAAACAAATTTACATCTTTGCAAAAGACGAAGAACTCGCGGAACGCATCGCGAATGACACGCAGACGTTACCATACCGCGTGACGAAGAAGTCGTTCTTCGAGACGTTATTATCAGCTGTCCGCAGTAACCGTAATGACCGAATTGCTCAGTTGTCCGAGCTTGGCATGACGAAGGATGTCGCTGAGGATCTAGAAGATGAAGTCCGACACGGGCGGATCGTCATCGTCGGTTCGAAGTCCGATTTACTGAATCCAGCGTTCGCGGCGTCTTACGTAACGGATGAAGCAACCGATTATGGTGCTGGCGTACCAAAACTTGAAGACGAGGAAACGACGACGACGTTACCAGCCGATCAAAACGTCAAGTTAAAAGATGAATGA
- a CDS encoding YciI family protein, whose product MQFLYVGYYDAERMDALSKEEIDALMSRCDVLMNTFNEQVDVLSDWHPGLTTQAFYWQDGVVQKNVEPDRTHGEQIGSLIVFEARDLDHAMELASLHPTTQVAEGESYGWRAEVRPLSGTS is encoded by the coding sequence ATGCAATTCTTATATGTTGGCTATTACGATGCTGAGCGGATGGATGCTTTATCGAAGGAAGAGATCGATGCTTTGATGTCGCGATGTGATGTGTTGATGAACACCTTCAATGAACAAGTCGATGTCCTATCAGACTGGCACCCGGGACTTACGACACAAGCATTTTACTGGCAGGATGGGGTCGTACAGAAGAATGTAGAGCCGGATCGAACGCATGGAGAGCAGATTGGCAGTTTGATTGTCTTTGAAGCACGTGATTTGGATCATGCGATGGAACTGGCTTCCCTTCATCCGACGACTCAAGTCGCAGAAGGGGAATCTTACGGTTGGCGCGCAGAAGTCCGTCCATTATCAGGTACCTCTTGA
- a CDS encoding putative quinol monooxygenase yields the protein MYGLWTTFTTQAGQRDHVIALLLEAAASLETHPSCLHYIISSSDEPDVLHVREIWTDAAAHLASLELPVTRRLITQARPLLERVERVLEDHPLGGKGLM from the coding sequence ATGTATGGATTATGGACGACATTTACGACTCAAGCCGGACAACGCGACCACGTCATCGCCCTGTTACTTGAAGCTGCGGCTTCTTTAGAGACTCATCCGAGTTGTCTACACTACATCATCAGTAGTTCTGACGAACCGGATGTGCTACATGTCCGTGAAATCTGGACGGATGCCGCTGCACACCTCGCGTCTTTAGAGTTACCGGTGACGCGGCGTTTGATTACGCAAGCGCGTCCGTTGCTCGAGCGTGTTGAACGCGTGCTCGAAGACCACCCGCTCGGTGGCAAAGGACTCATGTAA
- a CDS encoding flavodoxin family protein, with protein MYTIFGSSRKGNSEWLGEQALKDIPHVAVDLANVSIQPIEDRRHHGGFLPIGDDYRRIVEEMLLHDDILFITPIYWYSMSTKMKLFIDRFSESLRDEELDFKSRMAGKRFHLIAVGGDNPRVKGQALVTQFEHIASFLGATLETAILAEGNAPGEVERDQEAIAAIEAFREKISGARV; from the coding sequence ATGTATACGATTTTTGGTAGCTCACGAAAAGGAAACAGTGAATGGCTCGGGGAACAAGCATTGAAAGACATCCCTCATGTTGCTGTCGATTTGGCGAACGTCTCGATTCAGCCGATCGAAGACCGCCGTCATCACGGAGGCTTTTTGCCGATCGGTGATGACTATCGCCGGATCGTCGAAGAGATGCTTCTTCACGATGACATCCTGTTCATTACTCCGATTTACTGGTACTCGATGTCGACGAAGATGAAACTATTCATCGATCGATTCAGCGAGTCACTGCGCGACGAAGAGCTCGACTTCAAAAGCCGGATGGCGGGGAAACGATTCCACTTGATCGCGGTCGGAGGAGACAATCCACGCGTTAAAGGACAAGCGCTCGTCACGCAGTTCGAGCATATCGCATCGTTCCTTGGCGCGACGCTTGAGACAGCGATTCTTGCTGAAGGGAATGCACCGGGTGAGGTCGAGCGCGATCAAGAAGCGATTGCGGCAATCGAAGCGTTTCGTGAAAAAATATCAGGAGCACGTGTTTAA
- a CDS encoding alpha/beta fold hydrolase, with translation MHYIAEWNGQRFDYRDSGSGPVILLIHGTQSDYREVYHVEKLIAAGYRVIVPSRPGYGRTPLQLADSPEALATFYAGWLASRQIKQYTVYGISAGGPTAIALAGMDPGVHALVLACAMTHRISLPYHRLLIQPVLQRPLQFIQWGLWTYVKDKIRKFPEEAAVRMVEMTSILPRETIRTHISETDASLLYEVGLQNGPGRGVLFDITQDIERERLEAVTCPVLIVHSKSDRAVPFEHADHARRSIPHAQFIESKSPGHLIWIGPSARRDERMIERFIAFNQMT, from the coding sequence ATGCATTATATTGCAGAATGGAACGGTCAGCGCTTTGATTACCGGGATAGCGGAAGTGGTCCCGTCATTCTTTTGATTCATGGTACGCAGTCGGATTACCGGGAAGTCTACCATGTCGAAAAATTAATTGCTGCAGGATATCGAGTCATCGTGCCATCGCGTCCGGGATATGGAAGAACACCACTTCAGCTCGCTGATAGTCCGGAGGCACTTGCAACGTTCTACGCTGGGTGGCTGGCATCCCGACAGATTAAACAGTACACCGTTTACGGCATCTCTGCCGGTGGACCGACAGCAATCGCGCTTGCTGGAATGGATCCAGGCGTTCATGCTCTTGTCTTAGCGTGTGCAATGACACACCGGATCTCGCTTCCCTATCACCGGCTTCTGATACAACCGGTCTTACAACGTCCTTTACAGTTCATCCAGTGGGGGCTCTGGACATACGTGAAGGATAAGATTCGCAAGTTTCCTGAAGAAGCAGCGGTTCGGATGGTCGAGATGACGAGTATTTTACCACGCGAAACAATCCGTACTCATATTAGTGAGACGGATGCATCGTTGTTGTATGAAGTTGGTCTCCAAAATGGTCCTGGGCGAGGTGTCTTGTTTGATATCACACAAGACATCGAACGAGAACGGCTTGAAGCCGTCACGTGTCCCGTCTTGATCGTCCATTCGAAGTCAGACCGTGCTGTTCCGTTCGAGCATGCGGATCACGCACGACGGAGCATTCCTCACGCGCAGTTCATTGAATCGAAAAGTCCCGGTCACCTGATCTGGATCGGTCCATCCGCACGTCGGGATGAACGGATGATTGAACGGTTCATCGCCTTCAATCAGATGACTTGA
- a CDS encoding helix-turn-helix transcriptional regulator, with product MSNEKLTNRDRLLAVREIFERQSDEDHTLTLEELSMELSKRGLIEKLSRKSLKDDIAALAKSGFDVVAEETKNGLAIPYHLVSRPFEHHQLRLLVDAIASAKFISESETTSLVQTIQSLTSDKMAESLQPVLHTVKKPKGMTSRSIDTIQKAISDGFIISFQYQGKFNERTRKFELRKDGEHYLVSPAHLLMDNGNYYLIGRDERIKEIRTYRVDRIVDCKAFEPMEEPVHVEPSYLSNMFNMYGGENEQLTLKFQESLMPTVVDRFGTDIRCRRLDDLWFEVKVDALFSDGFMMWLIQFGNQAEIIAPVERRETFKNKVAGLATMYQVETPAL from the coding sequence GTGTCAAACGAAAAATTAACGAACCGTGACCGCTTACTTGCTGTACGAGAAATCTTCGAACGTCAGTCGGATGAAGACCATACGTTGACGCTTGAGGAATTGAGCATGGAACTCTCGAAACGAGGATTGATCGAGAAGTTATCCCGAAAATCGTTGAAGGATGATATTGCGGCACTTGCCAAATCAGGTTTCGACGTCGTGGCGGAAGAGACGAAGAATGGGCTTGCCATTCCGTATCATCTCGTCAGTCGTCCTTTTGAGCATCATCAGCTCCGATTGCTCGTCGATGCCATCGCCAGTGCGAAGTTCATCTCGGAAAGTGAGACGACGTCGCTCGTTCAGACGATTCAGTCGTTGACGAGTGATAAGATGGCGGAGTCACTCCAACCGGTGCTACATACTGTCAAAAAACCAAAAGGAATGACGTCGCGCTCGATCGATACGATCCAGAAAGCAATTAGCGATGGTTTCATCATCAGTTTCCAGTACCAAGGAAAGTTTAACGAACGGACGCGAAAGTTCGAGTTACGGAAGGATGGCGAGCATTACCTCGTTTCTCCGGCTCATCTGTTGATGGATAACGGGAATTATTATTTGATTGGACGCGATGAGCGGATCAAAGAGATCCGGACGTACCGGGTCGACCGAATTGTCGATTGTAAAGCGTTCGAACCGATGGAAGAACCGGTCCATGTCGAGCCGAGTTACTTAAGTAACATGTTCAATATGTACGGGGGAGAGAACGAACAGTTGACGCTTAAATTCCAGGAGAGTCTGATGCCGACCGTCGTTGACCGGTTCGGAACAGATATCCGTTGCCGTCGCCTCGATGATCTCTGGTTCGAGGTCAAAGTTGATGCGCTCTTTTCAGATGGCTTCATGATGTGGCTGATTCAGTTCGGCAATCAGGCGGAAATCATCGCACCTGTCGAACGTCGGGAGACATTCAAGAATAAGGTGGCAGGTCTTGCGACGATGTACCAAGTCGAAACACCTGCTCTCTAA
- a CDS encoding SDR family oxidoreductase produces MKTGFIAITGATSGIGHAIARTFIQKGYRVLLLGRRIDRLTSLASDDVLIRQVAATDRAALDAALADATEAFGPVEAIINNAGRMLLGQIETQDAAEWEEMFDVNALGVLHGMQAVLPSMVKRKTGTIINISSIAGKKTFADHAAYVGTKFAVHAMSENVRGEVASHGVRVMTIAPGVVETELLGHTTSDAIKDGYNEWKQSIDGGLDPQVVADTVLFAFEQPQHVNIREIVLAPTKQLD; encoded by the coding sequence ATGAAAACAGGATTCATTGCCATCACAGGAGCTACGTCAGGAATCGGGCATGCGATTGCGCGAACATTCATTCAGAAAGGGTACCGTGTCTTATTGCTCGGACGCCGGATTGATCGTCTTACGAGCCTTGCTTCAGACGATGTCTTGATCCGCCAAGTCGCAGCCACCGACCGAGCTGCTCTCGATGCTGCTTTAGCAGACGCGACGGAAGCGTTCGGACCGGTCGAAGCGATCATCAACAATGCGGGTCGGATGTTACTCGGTCAAATCGAGACACAAGACGCGGCAGAATGGGAAGAGATGTTTGACGTCAACGCGCTCGGTGTCTTACACGGGATGCAAGCTGTCCTTCCTTCGATGGTGAAACGGAAGACCGGCACGATCATCAACATCAGCTCGATTGCCGGTAAAAAGACGTTCGCAGACCACGCCGCGTACGTCGGCACGAAATTCGCCGTTCATGCGATGAGTGAGAACGTCCGAGGTGAAGTCGCATCTCACGGTGTCCGCGTCATGACGATCGCACCAGGTGTCGTCGAGACGGAATTGCTCGGTCATACGACAAGTGACGCGATCAAGGACGGCTATAACGAATGGAAACAGTCGATTGACGGTGGACTCGATCCGCAAGTCGTCGCGGACACTGTCTTATTCGCCTTCGAGCAACCGCAACATGTCAACATTCGAGAAATCGTCTTGGCCCCGACGAAACAACTCGATTGA
- a CDS encoding winged helix-turn-helix transcriptional regulator: MLYLNEFDATMRQIQGKWKVMILYELHEEGAVRFNTLERYIQDVSPKTLTQQLKQLEQDGLITRTVYPEIPPRVEYALSEKGVSLIPLLDAICDWGLATTPRNQLMRILCDEEAPAP; this comes from the coding sequence ATGCTGTATCTAAATGAGTTCGATGCGACGATGCGTCAGATTCAAGGCAAGTGGAAAGTGATGATCTTGTACGAGCTACATGAAGAAGGTGCGGTCCGTTTTAATACACTGGAGCGTTATATCCAGGACGTCTCACCGAAGACGCTGACACAGCAACTGAAGCAACTCGAACAAGATGGCTTGATTACGCGGACCGTCTACCCGGAAATCCCACCCCGCGTCGAATATGCGTTGAGCGAGAAAGGTGTTTCCTTGATTCCCTTACTCGATGCGATCTGCGACTGGGGTCTTGCGACGACACCACGCAACCAATTGATGCGCATATTATGCGACGAGGAAGCCCCCGCTCCATGA
- a CDS encoding DUF58 domain-containing protein, with protein MQLIIPKGFNLIILTMTGASGVIVGLYGPVWIAALLLAYTLYGWVMPYYLEYVAKRIRVRLLETVRAFREETIQIPFELSNPTKLPLGRITISGLLGDQIKLPDASSQFWRQHLYVNKQTIAPFSIDVIAAHRGTIRIQSFDVMISDPFHLITIYVTLDIQELGHVFPDFAPASVEWNERMIPGETIDRSSPFTDRSSFHSVVPYSGDAKSIYWSAYAKTNELYSYQYDRKRNHDYAVIVDGLSADGLALRSDFEKLLSRAATIIRELEKQGASYSLWISMVNRSGQWYHVPSGTGKHQFLRTMECLARISEYDLPLERRYFTKRLQRSVPSTTAEIHLGHRQKGVSA; from the coding sequence ATGCAATTGATCATACCAAAAGGCTTTAACCTCATCATTCTTACGATGACAGGTGCAAGTGGCGTCATCGTCGGACTCTATGGTCCTGTCTGGATTGCGGCTTTATTACTCGCCTATACATTATATGGCTGGGTGATGCCGTATTATCTCGAATACGTTGCGAAGCGGATTCGCGTCCGCCTCCTTGAGACCGTTCGCGCTTTTCGAGAGGAAACGATCCAGATACCGTTCGAGTTATCGAACCCAACGAAGTTACCACTCGGTCGCATCACGATTTCTGGCTTGCTCGGGGATCAGATCAAGCTTCCTGATGCGAGTAGTCAATTTTGGCGTCAACACTTATATGTCAACAAACAGACGATTGCGCCATTTTCAATCGATGTCATTGCCGCTCACCGGGGAACGATTCGGATTCAGTCGTTTGACGTCATGATCTCGGATCCGTTTCATTTGATCACAATCTATGTGACGCTTGATATCCAAGAGCTGGGTCACGTCTTCCCTGACTTTGCACCAGCGTCGGTCGAGTGGAATGAACGGATGATTCCCGGTGAGACGATTGATCGCTCGAGTCCGTTCACCGATCGCTCGAGTTTCCACTCCGTCGTCCCCTACTCCGGAGATGCGAAGTCGATCTACTGGTCCGCTTATGCGAAGACGAATGAACTGTACTCGTATCAATATGACCGGAAACGTAACCATGATTATGCCGTCATCGTCGATGGCTTGTCCGCAGACGGACTCGCCCTCCGCTCGGACTTCGAGAAACTATTATCGCGTGCCGCGACGATCATCCGTGAACTCGAGAAACAAGGGGCTTCCTACAGCCTCTGGATTTCGATGGTCAACCGATCCGGGCAGTGGTACCATGTTCCGTCTGGGACGGGAAAACATCAATTCCTACGGACGATGGAATGCCTTGCTCGGATTTCCGAATACGATCTACCGCTCGAACGCCGGTACTTCACGAAACGATTGCAACGTAGTGTACCGTCGACGACGGCGGAGATCCATCTCGGTCACCGGCAGAAAGGAGTGAGCGCATGA
- a CDS encoding AAA family ATPase, producing MFQTLRTSLKQSVLGQDDVIDHLLMGLLAEGHVLLEDRPGTGKTTLAKALAQTLEAKFSRIQCTADTLPTDLLGMELFNPLTGSFEQRFGPLFANIVLVDEINRTTPRTQSALLEAMAEGQVTIGDTSYTLPQHFLVIATQNPFDGHGTFPLPHAQLDRFLFKLSFAPLTRQAEKALLRGAHLTAAELQIPLEQLNDWKEEVVAVSIEDSVENYLLDVCDALRAHRDVEIGPSPRATLALLKAAKARAWMQERTYVTPEDVKHLATPLLAHRLVLTLEATLKLSNERLVEQVLDSLTVPTEV from the coding sequence ATGTTTCAAACGTTACGGACATCACTCAAACAATCTGTCCTTGGTCAGGACGATGTGATTGATCATTTATTGATGGGCTTGCTCGCAGAGGGCCACGTTTTGCTCGAAGACCGTCCGGGGACCGGTAAGACGACATTAGCAAAAGCACTGGCGCAGACACTCGAAGCGAAGTTCTCACGTATTCAATGTACAGCGGATACGTTACCGACCGATCTACTTGGGATGGAGCTGTTCAATCCGCTGACAGGATCGTTTGAACAACGGTTTGGTCCGCTGTTCGCGAACATCGTCCTCGTCGATGAAATTAACCGGACGACGCCACGGACACAGTCAGCATTGCTCGAGGCAATGGCGGAAGGACAAGTGACGATCGGGGATACATCTTATACATTACCGCAACACTTTCTTGTCATCGCGACACAAAATCCGTTCGATGGACACGGTACATTCCCATTACCGCATGCCCAACTCGACCGCTTCTTGTTCAAATTATCGTTCGCTCCCCTGACACGTCAAGCGGAAAAAGCATTATTACGTGGAGCGCACTTAACAGCAGCCGAACTACAGATTCCGCTCGAACAACTCAATGACTGGAAAGAGGAAGTCGTCGCCGTATCGATCGAAGATAGCGTCGAAAACTACTTACTCGATGTCTGTGACGCACTCCGCGCCCATCGTGACGTTGAGATCGGACCGAGTCCGCGAGCGACGCTCGCACTCTTAAAAGCCGCGAAAGCACGGGCCTGGATGCAGGAGCGGACGTACGTCACACCAGAGGACGTCAAGCACTTGGCGACGCCATTGCTTGCCCACCGTCTCGTCTTGACGCTCGAAGCGACGCTGAAGCTATCGAACGAACGTCTCGTCGAGCAAGTCCTCGATTCACTCACTGTTCCGACTGAGGTGTAA